The following is a genomic window from Deltaproteobacteria bacterium PRO3.
ATTATATTCTGGCCCCCGCCGAGGCCAGCAGCAACCTGGCGCGCTACGACGGCGTCCGCTACGGGCACCGCGCCGCGGGCGTAAAGGATCTCTTCGAGATGTACGTCCGCTCCCGCTCCGAGGGCTTCGGCGCCGAGGTCAAGCGGCGCATCAGGCTGGGCACCTACGTGCTCAGCGCGGGCTACTACGACGCCTATTCCTTGAAGGCGCAGAAGGTGCGCACGCTGATCCGCCGCGACTTCGAGGCGGCCTTCCAGAAGGTCGACGTCCTGGTGACGCCCACCTCCCCTTCCCACGCCTTCAAGCTGGGCGAGAAGACCGACGACCCGATCCAGATGTATTTGAGCGACATCTTCACGATCAACGTCAACCTGGCCGGTCTGCCCGGGATGAGCCTCCCCTGCGGCCAAAGCGCCTCCAAGCTCCCCATCGGCATGCAGCTGATCGCAGGCTCCTTCCAAGAAGAGAAGCTGCTCCACGCCGGCTACGCCTACGAGCAGGCGACCGAATGGCACAAGATGAGGGCGCCGCTATGACCACCTTCGAGACCGTCATCGGATTGGAAGTCCACGCCCAGCTC
Proteins encoded in this region:
- a CDS encoding Asp-tRNA(Asn)/Glu-tRNA(Gln) amidotransferase subunit GatA, translated to YILAPAEASSNLARYDGVRYGHRAAGVKDLFEMYVRSRSEGFGAEVKRRIRLGTYVLSAGYYDAYSLKAQKVRTLIRRDFEAAFQKVDVLVTPTSPSHAFKLGEKTDDPIQMYLSDIFTINVNLAGLPGMSLPCGQSASKLPIGMQLIAGSFQEEKLLHAGYAYEQATEWHKMRAPL